The following proteins are co-located in the Poecile atricapillus isolate bPoeAtr1 chromosome 2, bPoeAtr1.hap1, whole genome shotgun sequence genome:
- the LOC131575243 gene encoding cuticle collagen 1-like: MGSRPAAAPVPGQSRPPRTLGAQPPSHARGSAELTGDTGRSGRHKAWRARRGCAGAAVTSAHTPRPYEEAVLPPPLCAAGAGSAPPPTGGCGGLPAGPGPVLREGRDAGPNLRHPRDPPLCSGVGAGGAGARSRAGPPPALGVTAGWGK; the protein is encoded by the coding sequence ATGGGGAGCCGTCCCGCAGCCGCGCCTGTACCGGGACAGTCCCGGCCCCCCCGTACCCTGGGGGCTCAGCCACCCAGCCACGCACGGGGCTCGGCGGAGCttactggggacactgggcgCTCCGGGCGGCACAAAGCCTGGAGAGCCCGCCGGGGGTGCGCGGGGGCGGCGGTGACATCCGCGCACACCCCGCGGCCGTACGAGGAGGCGGTGCTGCCTCCCCCGCTCTGTGCCGCAGGCGCGGGCAGCGCTCCACCGCCCACGGGCGGGTGCGGGGGTCTccccgccgggccggggccggtgcTGCGGGAAGGGCGGGACGCGGGCCCGAACTTGCggcacccccgggaccccccgctCTGCTCGGGGGTGGGGGCGGGGGGTGCAGGCGCGCGCTCTcgggcggggccgccgccggcTCTGGGCGTGACCGCGGGGTGGGGGAAGTGA